A window of Aythya fuligula isolate bAytFul2 chromosome 12, bAytFul2.pri, whole genome shotgun sequence genomic DNA:
ttcaaagcaaaacaaaaccaaaaaaaaaaccaaaaccagttCTGCACTGAAGATCCCGTGGCCCCCAGCTTCAGAGCATCCCCAGCCTTTTCATGGTCCGCCAGCGATCCTTGATCATCACCGACGTGCGGTTCTGGAAGGGGTATTTCTGGCAGATGGACTTCCACCTCCCTTCTCCGTACTTCTTCACTCCAGCTTTGATCCACTCACTTTCCTGCGCCGTCCATTTCTACAAAAGAGCAGGCAAGCAGCATTCTGTGAGTGacatgcagctgcaggaaggagctgcATTTTGCTGGGACTTCACTGAATTTCCTTCCTAGGGGTTAGCTGTGCCTCATCACCTGTGCTAGGGACATGGAAGAAGGGCAGAGCTGTTCTGACAGCACATGCAACACCCAAAAATTGCCTCATTGCAGATGTGCTCTCATTTCTAGCTGAGAATCACCGAGCTCCAGCACAAGCTCAATAGCTGTGCTTCCCAAACCTACTGCTGATCACACAATCGAGGAATGACTCCCTCACAGCAGCATGGATTTAGTGCTAGAACTGCAAGTTCGGCTCTGCAGGTCCCCTGGTTTCTGTATGGGAGGCAAATCAAGACCTGCAGAAAGCAGTCACGGGGAACGAGGCGCTGCACTGCgtgaggcagcacagcagccagctgaCATCACCTCCAGGTAAGGCCTGGAAGCTCCTGGAAGGTGACAGCAGGCACAGCGAGCCTACTTCTGAGGGGCACACGGGAAGGAAAAGGGACTTTGCTCCAACACCCGATGCCTGGCACGTGGGAGGCACACAGCTCTAGCCAGCTACCAAACCAGGCTGCTTTAGCACTGAAACTCAAACCAGCTTGAGGGACGTGAAGATCTGCACAAGGCTGACAGagcccaggcactgcagcaccagCCTCAGCACGAATCTGGGCTTGGTTTGAAGCAGGACAGCAGCTTGCCCTGCTGCGCTGAACTGCACCAGAGCCCCCTCACCAACACGCAGTGCAGATCACTGACAGTTTGCTCCTCTGTCAAGACACGTTCTCTTTTCAGACCTTACAGGAAGGATTTAAGGGCTCCACATTACCTGTTTCTTGGAACCATTGACTCCAGAGTTGTGGCCATTTTGCTCAAGTTGTGCTGGAAAACAGGACAGGAGGGTTACATTTCACAACAGCTCAGGGCACAGACGCTCCCAGGAGACTGCCTTTGGCTTAACTGCTGAACTCTGCAGTTAGCCTACAATAAGAGCGTCCCATGACaggcaataaaaacaaattcctttgTCCCTCACTTCTCTGCAGCCCATTTCAAGCCCCAGTTGCTTTATGGGAAGCCTCCCAGTAAgatctgctttgttttgaactAGCCAATATGTCAAGAACAGGGGCAACCATCCAGGATGCAGCCACGCCATATGCTGAGGCTGGAATTAGGCGGCCTGGAACCAAGCCCACCCCTTCTcaccagcagtgccagctgaACTGTGCATCTATGAGGAAAGGTAACTGGACTGGAAAACCAATCTGGCTGATAGAGGTAAACTTAACCCTTACTTCATGGCAGTAAAAGCACGAACAGGGAAGAAGCTGTACTGCCAGTATTTACACCCTATAGTTTAAGCATTATTAGTCTGAAACCTGAATGCGTTCCTGGCACTCATTTCAGGTAAGAGGTGCAGAAACCCAGTGCCTCAGCGTTGGCTATCTGGCCATTTTGTTGGGCTCCTACAATTTCTGGTTTCAAAACCCACACGGAGGGTAGCACAGCCCCACCAACACGCCACAAAGCCAGGATTAGCCTCAATTAGCACCTGTGACAGCAGCTCTGTACCTACCCGCATCTGAGAAGAGCTCGTCCTCATCACTCCAGCTGTCCTTTTGTTCTTCAGCGTATAAACTGCTCCACTTTCCTTCGCCGGACCTGAAAGCAGGCAAGCATTTACGTCAGCTACCAACCAGAAGCAGTTTGGGGGCGGggtgcagggccagcagcagcacagcaggcaagCTCGCAGTCAGCATGCAGGGCAGAGAAGCGTCCCAGGAAGCAAGGAACAAGGCAGGCgccccctccactcccctcggCGTGGGGACGAGGTAGGAGCCCCTGCAGAAAGGCGGCGCGCGCCACACACCCAGCCACGAGCAGCAGCCTGTACTCTGTGACCAGCGTTTCCAAGAACAAGCGACCAGGTGTTGGCAAACACAGCAAGCAAGCTCACACCGCGCGGCCCAGGCCACCACCGACGGCTCAAAATAAAGACCTGTCCTAGGGAGCTGCAGGgtaccaaaacaaaccaacaaaacccagccacaacaacaacaaaaaaaaaacacggagAGAGAAAGCACCGCCACTTGCAAGTCTTTGAAATGGGAAAGTGGAAATTCCCAGATGAGCCTAGACGTGGACGAGGTGCCTGTGGGGTCATCTCCTCTCAGGGACATCTCTGACAAGCTCAGTGccgagcagcacagggcacGGGAGGTCTCACACTGCCACACCAGCGCGCGccgcagctctgcctgcagccactccTCCCCTGTGCctcagagcagggcagcccGCCTGCGAGGCCAAGCTCCACAGCACACCACGATCTGCACTGCTCTCCCTTCAAAGCCAAACCTCAGGTTCTGAACTCTTCATCCAGAAGACCAGGGGAAGGCGTTTCTCCTTTCTGAGCACTTCCAGCTACCTCCACGCAAGCctcccagctttgctgctggggATCCGAGCGTTACCGCTGCCTGCTGCGCACCCTGACTAGCCAGAGAACAGCAACGGGAGCAGGAAGCCCTGAGCCCTGCTACGCCTCTCCACAGCTTGCCAAGGgaaatactcattttttcctgaagtctcTTAGCAGTATGAATTTCAGACCTCTGCCAGTAAGCgtactttgctgttttctgtaggaAACCCTCATACAAATGAAAGCCCTCAAACACCCCTACCACCTACAGCACAGTCGCTTCAGCTACAAGCTAAGAGGAGAGCTGCAACGAGGGGGTTCTTATCCAGCAgagctttcaggaaaaagagCACGAGCTCAGCGCTGTGCTCTCGGGGGGGCGGTGACCCAGCTGTGCCTGCCGGGATTGCCACCAGCACTGACTGCACCAAGTGACTCGCTGCCTGCGAAGCTGGGGGAGTTTCTCACCTCCAGTACACAAACAAAGAGCCCTAAGGACAGCTTACTTCACCTAGCTCCACATACACTAGTGGGCAAGGATGGGCACTACGGGCATCCTGAATTAAAGGTTTTTGCCGTTCGCTTCACTAAAGGCAGCTGCAAGTCAGAATGCTGGGTGCAATTAGGCTATACCATAAGAGACGGGCTCCGTACTTGGCACTTTCGGTAGACTCATGCTGGTTGGGCAATTTCTGAGCGGATTTAGAGGCAGAAGATACAACTGGCTCCTGGGAAGAGTCTGGGCTTCCACTCGACTCGTTGCTGTGGCTGTCGTCATCCATGACAAGTTTACTTATGGTCAAGCGTTTGACCTTATGGGGAATCTCAGGAGGGTCTGAGATCTCAGAATCttgattttcctcttccttccgTCTCTTGTTTCTGTGGGATACAGAAGGAGACAGTTGcttggggaaagaaaagtctGTTTCATCCAGTTTGGTGAAGAGAGCATCTGCGTCCCGGGAGTCTGACAGGATCTTGAAAGCTTCTCTCAGAACAGAAATCCCATACGTGGTTACAGTTCCAGGTGGCTGcctacaaaataaacagaactgaGCAGCTTGTAGACGTCTCACCGCAACGGCTCCGACATCGCTGACGTCAggcttttctcctctgctgtgaCCCTCAACAACTCACCCAGACCCCAGGGTGCTAACGTCTGCTGAGGGCACTCCCAGCCCTCCCACTCACCAACACCCCCCAGATTTCTCTGCCCACCTTTCTGAGTCCCTGGAAGGCATTTCTGCAagctctggagctgctgccgCTGGCTGCTCGGATATTTCCATACGTTCTGAAACGTCTTCCAGGTTCTTAACCGCCGCTATTATGtgctcaggagctgctgcagggcaacCGCTTGCTTCCATGGGCTCAAGAGCTCCTGCTGGGCCCTCTGCCCTCTCCGCAGGGCTGGGAGGTACCACCATGTcttctgcagtttctgcagGTTTTGGAGCTCCCGCCGGCTCCTGTTCCATTCCTACGGgcttgggagctgctgccttgtCCTTGGCCCCACTCGCAGATCTAGGAGCTGCCAATGAGTGTTTTGGTTCTTCAGCACGTTCTGAATTCAAAGTCTTCATCATCTTCAACAGGGAAAAAGCAGGTAATCATTACAACAGTGACTCCCCACAGCACCATTCAGCTTTTACCTTCTCCCTAAGGCATTTTAAGCCGTTACTTGCAGCTAGGCACTAGGCACAGAGTTCACGTCTGCCAATTAGAGCCTGCAACGTGGTTTGAAAAACAAGCTCAGCTGTATAAACCTTGTAGGAACTGACAGCGTTCAGTACTTTGGGTTTAACCCATTGTTAACAAGTGTCTGAACTCTGCAACTCACGACTGCAGTGAAGGCAGGGACAGGCCCAGCCCCTGGATTTCCCTGTCCCACGGGAAAGGAAGCGTCAGCTCCCCCCGACCTCCCTCCCACGGCAGCGCCCCGCAGGAGCAGACACGCACCGTCACCAGCACCGGCTCCGAGCTGTCCACGTAGGTCTTCATGAACTGGAACATGTCCTGCTGGAAGTCCTTGTAGGAGAAGTCTCTGATCGTGGGATGAGCGTGGTTCTTCTCCCGGATGATGGCCTGCAACTCTGCCTTCTTTTTCTAGAGAAAAGGCAAGAACATTCTGCACAGTTACCAGGGGGGTAAATGAGAGCTTCGGGAGCTTGGCTCTGGGCAAAGATCAGAGCCCTTCGGCCACCCTGTGCGCCCCGCTCGTTTACACTGCCACGAGTCTGGGAACAGGCTGCAGGCCCAGGAGACCCAGCCTGAGGATTCACTTTTTGAGGACCCCTTCCATTTCATCCCCCCCCACTCTCATTTACCCCAGAGGCTGGCTTCTCAGGGAAGCCTTTTAGGCCTGCAACGGGAGTCAGAAGCCCCGTGACATCCCGTAGGACGTACCTGAGGTCCTCACCCACCTTACAGTCAGATGGGGGCTCACCTGGATCCTGGGATCCTTCCCCATGTGcctctttaaaattaatgaagctTTGTCAAACTCTCTGTTCCTGATGCAAATGATAACGGCCTGCGGAAGAAAAAGCATCAGTTTCTCTGTTACACTGCTTTAGCCATACAATTAACCAGTTTTAGGAAAACACATGTAATAATCAGCCAGGGCACGTGGGTCTTAGCTTAGTGCTGGCTCACGCGAAGAACCAAGCTCTGCCGTGACACCAGGACATGTCTGCAACCCACTCACTGCTACCCTGGTCCATTAGCGCTGCCAACTCCTACTGCCGTTTGTTTGAGAGCACAACTGAGCCAAGAGCGAGCAGAGAACCTATTAAACAAGCCAGAAGTCTTACAGCCTCCTTCAGCATTCTCTGGACAGGTTCCACCTTCTTCTCAGGGATGCTGAATTCTTTCTGAAACAGCTGCAGGATGCCCATTGCCGACTCCAGGGGAGTGAGATCCATCTCTCTGTCGAAGCTGCACTCTAGAGAAAAGGCACAGATTGTTGAATGGACACAGACGCGCTCAGTCTGAGCGACATCACAGCTACGGCAGAGGAGGGGAGGCTGCCGGGCTGCCAGAGGTGCTCCcaggggtgctgcagagccCGTCCTGGCGCCGAGCGACCCACCTAGGTTCTCGCCTTCCTCGATGCGGGACAGGAACTGCATCACACGCAGCAGCTGCACCACGGGCGGCTGCTTGTCCAGGGGCCGCACCAGCAGCGCTGGGGGGTGAGACAGGGGGCGGGGGGTCACTGGGGGGCTGttaccggggggggggggggcgggggttACCGGAGGAAAGTTAACGGGGGGGGTGTTACCGCGAGGGGGGGTGTTACCGCGAGGTGTTACCGAGGAGACAGGTTACCGGGGGGGCTGTTATtgaggtgggggggggctgtTATCGGGGGGGTATTACCGGAGGAGAGTTAatgggggggtggaggggggatTACCGGGAGGGGTGGTGTTACCGGGAGGTGTTagcaggggagggggggggggggggttaccggtgtgtgtgcgtgtgtgtgttaCGGGGGGGGGGCGTTACCAGGGGGCGTTACCGGGGGATGACCGGAGCCGTTACCGGGGGCGGCTGCCGGGAGGTAGAACTGGGGCCGTTACCGGGCGGTGTGACCGGCAGCGTGGTCGCGGCCTGGCCTGGCCTCCCGCCGTCCCGCCCGCCGTCCCGGCGTACCTTGCATGACGTCGCGCAGTTGCCGGAAGTCGCGGTTCCTTCCGGCGCGGTAGGCCGCCACGGCCTGGTGGAAATAGAACTGCAGCACCCAGCGGTTCATCGCCTTCTCCCGCCGCCCGCCAGCGCCCCGCTCCCGCTCGCCCGCCATCGCGCCGGAAACGGACCGCGGACACACCGGAAATAACGACAGAGCCCCGCCGCTGCGCCTACAACTCCCGGCGTGCCTCGCGGCGTCCCCCCCCGCTGTGCCTATGACTCCCGGCGTGCCCCGCGGCACACCCCCATTCGCTGTGCCTACAACTCCCAGCGTGCCCCGCGGCCGCGCTGCCGCCCTCTGGCGGCCTCCCCCCGCTCCGGGGCctccggggggggccggggcctggTCCAGGGCCTGGGCCTGGTCTGGGGCCTGTTCCGTCGTGGCTCGGGATGGAGGAGCCGTGCGGGTGCCGTGCCCATCGCGGGGTTGCTGTGTTTCTGTCACAGCACATAAGGGCGGGCAGCGAGGCCGGGAGTCCCGAGCCTCACCGTCCTCCCCGGCCCAAGGAGAGCCCAAGCAGGCCCAGCAGGAGCACGAGGTCGGTTCCCCGCACGGCACGGCCTCTGCTCTCCTGGCGAGAAATCTCTGTGGTTTCTGAGAAGTTTGGTGGCTGCTGTGCCCGTGACACACGCTGCCCCGTGAGATGCTTCCCGGAGTGAGCACAGAACTGCACAGAACTGCGGCCCCTTGTTGGGCTCTGAATCCTCTGCGAGGAATGGAAAGGAAACgggggctgtgggagcaggcGGTGGGCGAGGAATGTCCACCATCAGTTCCCCTTCAGGAAAAGGTTTGGTGTTGTGCGTGCCAAAAGAAACACCGGGCAGGAAGGCACAAATTACAGTCACGTTTGTGCTTTTTGGTCGTAGCTGGCTGATTTATGGCTTTCGATGAAGTGATTACggatgaaagaaaacatttaatggAACAGGGCCCACACGTTGCTGCGGTCTcgtggctctgccctgcccaaGTTACAGcggaaaacaaaacagggaaaggACAAGGGGCATCCTGGTCACCGCACACTCCCCTCTCCCGGGTCGCAGCGCGCCAGCTGGCTCCTGTTGGATGCTGGTGGTGAGGAGCAGCGCCTGGATCCTGCCCCTCGATGAATGCACACGGGCGGTGTTTGCTGCCACCActgctgtttgtgctgctgagctgcccgGGAAGCCTGCCCGCGGTCAGGGGGCCGCCGGGCTGTGTCTGAGCACGGGGCGCTGCGTGGGGCAGCCGCGGAGGAGCGGGAATGGAGCGTTTATCACAGCAGAAACGGGAGCTGGGGGGTAGGATACCGCGATTGCCTTGCACAATACGTGGAGAACCCCCCCAGCAGGGAAAGTGCAGAGGAAGGGGCACAAAAGCGTTTATTTGGGGTTTATTTGGCGTTTTTTGGGGGTTTTATCGAGTACAAACGCGCCGCGCGCCAGCTGCAGCGAGCAGCCCTGCCCTTACTCTGCCCTCACCCCGCCCGCCGCGCACGCCCTCACGCGTCCCGCCCCCTCCC
This region includes:
- the TERF2 gene encoding telomeric repeat-binding factor 2 isoform X2, with translation MNRWVLQFYFHQAVAAYRAGRNRDFRQLRDVMQALLVRPLDKQPPVVQLLRVMQFLSRIEEGENLECSFDREMDLTPLESAMGILQLFQKEFSIPEKKVEPVQRMLKEAAVIICIRNREFDKASLILKRHMGKDPRIQKKKAELQAIIREKNHAHPTIRDFSYKDFQQDMFQFMKTYVDSSEPVLVTMMKTLNSERAEEPKHSLAAPRSASGAKDKAAAPKPVGMEQEPAGAPKPAETAEDMVVPPSPAERAEGPAGALEPMEASGCPAAAPEHIIAAVKNLEDVSERMEISEQPAAAAPELAEMPSRDSERNKRRKEEENQDSEISDPPEIPHKVKRLTISKLVMDDDSHSNESSGSPDSSQEPVVSSASKSAQKLPNQHESTESAKYGARLLWSGEGKWSSLYAEEQKDSWSDEDELFSDAAQLEQNGHNSGVNGSKKQKWTAQESEWIKAGVKKYGEGRWKSICQKYPFQNRTSVMIKDRWRTMKRLGML
- the TERF2 gene encoding telomeric repeat-binding factor 2 isoform X1 — its product is MNRWVLQFYFHQAVAAYRAGRNRDFRQLRDVMQALLVRPLDKQPPVVQLLRVMQFLSRIEEGENLECSFDREMDLTPLESAMGILQLFQKEFSIPEKKVEPVQRMLKEAAVIICIRNREFDKASLILKRHMGKDPRIQKKKAELQAIIREKNHAHPTIRDFSYKDFQQDMFQFMKTYVDSSEPVLVTMMKTLNSERAEEPKHSLAAPRSASGAKDKAAAPKPVGMEQEPAGAPKPAETAEDMVVPPSPAERAEGPAGALEPMEASGCPAAAPEHIIAAVKNLEDVSERMEISEQPAAAAPELAEMPSRDSERQPPGTVTTYGISVLREAFKILSDSRDADALFTKLDETDFSFPKQLSPSVSHRNKRRKEEENQDSEISDPPEIPHKVKRLTISKLVMDDDSHSNESSGSPDSSQEPVVSSASKSAQKLPNQHESTESAKSGEGKWSSLYAEEQKDSWSDEDELFSDAAQLEQNGHNSGVNGSKKQKWTAQESEWIKAGVKKYGEGRWKSICQKYPFQNRTSVMIKDRWRTMKRLGML
- the TERF2 gene encoding telomeric repeat-binding factor 2 isoform X3 — protein: MQFLSRIEEGENLECSFDREMDLTPLESAMGILQLFQKEFSIPEKKVEPVQRMLKEAAVIICIRNREFDKASLILKRHMGKDPRIQKKKAELQAIIREKNHAHPTIRDFSYKDFQQDMFQFMKTYVDSSEPVLVTMMKTLNSERAEEPKHSLAAPRSASGAKDKAAAPKPVGMEQEPAGAPKPAETAEDMVVPPSPAERAEGPAGALEPMEASGCPAAAPEHIIAAVKNLEDVSERMEISEQPAAAAPELAEMPSRDSERQPPGTVTTYGISVLREAFKILSDSRDADALFTKLDETDFSFPKQLSPSVSHRNKRRKEEENQDSEISDPPEIPHKVKRLTISKLVMDDDSHSNESSGSPDSSQEPVVSSASKSAQKLPNQHESTESAKYGARLLWSGEGKWSSLYAEEQKDSWSDEDELFSDAAQLEQNGHNSGVNGSKKQKWTAQESEWIKAGVKKYGEGRWKSICQKYPFQNRTSVMIKDRWRTMKRLGML